Proteins from one Microbacterium sp. Root553 genomic window:
- a CDS encoding MaoC family dehydratase, giving the protein MSSHDIVQRGLYLEEFEVGARYLHRPGRTATETDNVLFTTLTMNTQGLHLDAAFAETQEPFRQRLMNSMWTLSTMVGASVAQLTQGTLVAQLGLGDIAFPHPLFAGDTLYTESVIVESRGSTSRPGQGIVTIAHTGRNQDDVVVATATRTVLVHRRPDADGGTR; this is encoded by the coding sequence ATGAGCTCGCACGACATCGTCCAACGAGGCCTGTATCTCGAGGAGTTCGAGGTGGGTGCGCGGTACCTGCACCGACCCGGCCGCACGGCCACGGAGACGGACAACGTGCTCTTCACGACGTTGACCATGAACACCCAGGGCCTGCACCTCGACGCGGCGTTCGCCGAGACGCAGGAGCCGTTCCGGCAGCGCCTCATGAACTCGATGTGGACCCTGTCGACGATGGTCGGCGCCTCCGTCGCACAGCTCACCCAGGGGACGCTCGTCGCGCAGCTCGGACTCGGCGACATCGCGTTCCCGCATCCGCTGTTCGCCGGCGACACCCTCTACACCGAGAGCGTGATCGTGGAGAGCCGGGGATCGACATCCCGCCCCGGGCAGGGCATCGTGACGATCGCGCACACAGGTCGGAATCAGGACGACGTGGTCGTCGCGACGGCGACCCGCACGGTGCTCGTGCACCGTCGACCGGATGCGGACGGAGGCACGCGATGA
- a CDS encoding carboxyl transferase domain-containing protein, giving the protein MPATQQELAAELRRRLTSAAQGGPEQSRQRHLARGKLLPRDRVARLLDEGSPFLEISPLAAEGLYGGEAPAAGVIAGIGLVHGRHVMVVCNDATVKGGTYLPLTVKKHLRAQEIALENLLPCLYLVDSGGAFLPKQDEVFPDREHFGRIFYNQARMSAAGIPQLAAVLGSCTAGGAYVPAMSDETVIVRDQGTIFLGGPPLVKAAIGEIVSAEELGGGEMHARRSGVVDHLAEDDEHALEILRDIVDTLPAPGDPAWEVRESHAPAEAGSLYDVVPVDVNAAYDVHEVIDRLVDGDSFHEFKAEYATTLITGFARLHGHPIGIVANNGVLFSESALKGAHFIELCDQRGIPLLFLQNITGFMVGSDAEAGGIAKDGAKMVTAVASTRVPKLTVIIGGSFGAGNYSMCGRAYSPRFLWTWPASRISVMGGAQAASVLGTVKEDQLAARGEIWDEGERAAFERPIRETYETQGEPYYATARLWDDGIIDPAETRDRLGLALDVIARSPLPEPRFGLFRM; this is encoded by the coding sequence ATGCCCGCAACCCAGCAGGAGCTCGCTGCGGAGCTGCGCCGGCGGCTGACGTCGGCCGCGCAGGGCGGCCCGGAGCAGTCCAGACAGAGGCACCTCGCGCGAGGCAAGCTGCTGCCGCGAGACCGCGTCGCGCGGCTGCTCGACGAGGGCAGCCCCTTCCTCGAGATCTCCCCGCTGGCCGCCGAGGGGCTGTACGGGGGAGAAGCGCCCGCGGCGGGCGTCATCGCAGGGATCGGGCTCGTGCACGGACGTCACGTGATGGTGGTGTGCAACGACGCGACCGTCAAGGGGGGAACCTACCTCCCGCTCACGGTCAAGAAGCACCTGCGTGCGCAGGAGATCGCCCTCGAGAATCTGTTGCCGTGCCTGTACCTGGTGGACTCGGGCGGAGCGTTCCTGCCGAAGCAGGACGAGGTGTTCCCCGATCGGGAGCACTTCGGCCGCATCTTCTACAACCAGGCGCGGATGTCGGCCGCGGGCATCCCTCAGTTGGCCGCGGTGCTCGGTTCGTGCACGGCGGGCGGTGCATACGTGCCGGCGATGAGCGACGAGACCGTCATCGTGCGCGATCAGGGCACCATCTTCCTCGGCGGGCCCCCGTTGGTGAAGGCCGCGATCGGAGAGATCGTGTCGGCCGAGGAGCTCGGCGGCGGTGAGATGCACGCCAGGCGCAGCGGCGTGGTCGATCACCTCGCAGAGGACGACGAGCACGCGCTCGAGATCCTCCGCGACATCGTGGACACCCTGCCGGCCCCCGGTGACCCGGCCTGGGAGGTGCGCGAGAGCCACGCTCCCGCCGAGGCGGGTTCGCTGTACGACGTCGTGCCGGTCGACGTGAACGCGGCGTACGACGTGCACGAGGTGATCGACCGCCTCGTCGACGGCGACTCGTTCCACGAGTTCAAGGCCGAATACGCCACGACGTTGATCACCGGCTTCGCGCGTCTGCACGGACACCCGATCGGGATCGTCGCGAACAACGGCGTCCTCTTCAGCGAATCGGCGCTCAAGGGCGCGCACTTCATCGAACTGTGCGATCAGCGCGGCATCCCGCTGCTGTTCCTGCAGAACATCACCGGCTTCATGGTCGGATCCGATGCCGAGGCCGGCGGGATCGCGAAGGACGGAGCCAAGATGGTCACCGCGGTGGCGAGCACCCGGGTGCCCAAGCTCACGGTGATCATCGGGGGCTCGTTCGGCGCCGGGAACTATTCGATGTGCGGCCGCGCGTACTCCCCGAGATTCCTGTGGACCTGGCCCGCCAGCCGGATCTCCGTCATGGGCGGTGCGCAGGCGGCCTCCGTCCTCGGCACGGTGAAAGAGGACCAGCTCGCCGCGAGGGGGGAGATTTGGGACGAGGGCGAGCGCGCCGCGTTCGAGCGTCCGATCCGAGAGACGTACGAGACCCAGGGCGAGCCGTACTACGCGACCGCCCGGCTCTGGGACGACGGCATCATCGACCCGGCCGAGACCCGCGACCGTCTGGGGCTCGCCCTCGACGTCATCGCCCGCAGCCCGCTGCCCGAGCCCCGCTTCGGCCTGTTCCGGATGTGA
- a CDS encoding acyl-CoA dehydrogenase family protein produces MNEQLTDEERELAAMVRDFADTVVAPQAYEADRTHTLSMDVVAQMGDLGLFGLPFPEEYGGQGGDYMALGIAIEALGRVDQSIAITLEAGVSLGAMPVFRFGTEEQKQELLPDLLAGRALAGFGLTEPEAGSDAGATRTTARRDGDDWVIDGSKQFITNSGTPITRFVTVTAVTGTEGGRKRISTIIVPNGTPGFTVEAPYDKVGWNASDTHPLTFDGARVPAANLLGAEGSGFRNFLSILDEGRIAIAALSTGAAEGCLEASVEYAKSRTIFGSALSTRQNAQFTLARMRARVHTARLAWHHAARLRDAGKPFAEQAAIAKLVAGEAAMDNARDATQIFGGNGFMNEFPVARHYRDSKILEIGEGTTEVQLLVIARALGLAG; encoded by the coding sequence ATGAACGAACAGCTGACCGATGAGGAGCGCGAGCTCGCGGCGATGGTGCGCGATTTCGCCGACACCGTCGTCGCCCCGCAGGCCTACGAGGCGGACCGCACGCACACGCTCTCGATGGACGTGGTGGCCCAGATGGGCGACCTCGGTCTGTTCGGATTGCCCTTCCCCGAGGAGTACGGCGGTCAGGGCGGCGACTACATGGCGCTCGGCATCGCGATCGAGGCGCTGGGGCGCGTCGATCAGTCGATCGCGATCACCCTGGAGGCCGGCGTCAGCCTCGGTGCGATGCCCGTGTTCCGGTTCGGCACCGAGGAGCAGAAGCAGGAGCTCCTCCCCGATCTGCTCGCCGGCCGCGCCCTCGCGGGCTTCGGCCTGACCGAGCCCGAAGCCGGCAGTGATGCCGGGGCGACCAGGACCACCGCGCGCCGGGACGGCGACGACTGGGTGATCGACGGATCGAAGCAGTTCATCACGAACTCCGGCACTCCGATCACGCGATTCGTCACGGTCACCGCCGTCACGGGCACAGAGGGGGGACGCAAGCGGATATCGACGATCATCGTGCCGAACGGCACTCCCGGATTCACCGTCGAGGCGCCGTACGACAAGGTCGGCTGGAACGCCTCGGACACGCATCCGCTGACGTTCGACGGGGCGAGGGTGCCCGCGGCCAACCTCCTGGGCGCGGAAGGGAGCGGCTTCCGCAACTTCCTCAGCATCCTCGACGAAGGCCGCATCGCGATCGCCGCGCTCTCGACCGGTGCGGCCGAGGGATGCCTGGAGGCCTCGGTGGAGTACGCGAAGAGTCGCACGATCTTCGGCAGCGCCCTGAGCACCCGGCAGAACGCGCAGTTCACCCTCGCCCGGATGCGGGCCCGCGTGCACACCGCGCGACTCGCATGGCACCATGCCGCCCGACTCCGCGACGCGGGGAAGCCGTTCGCGGAGCAGGCCGCGATCGCCAAGCTCGTCGCGGGCGAGGCAGCGATGGACAATGCCAGGGACGCGACCCAGATCTTCGGCGGCAACGGCTTCATGAACGAGTTCCCGGTGGCGCGTCACTACCGCGACTCGAAGATCCTTGAGATCGGCGAGGGCACCACCGAGGTGCAGCTGCTGGTGATCGCCCGCGCGCTCGGACTCGCCGGGTAG
- a CDS encoding ATP-binding protein has product MTTMHNTTEDPSFETVLVANRGEIARRIIRTLRRLGIHSVAVYSDADADAPHVHEADEAVRIGAAPAADSYLDIDAVIGAARRTGAQAIHPGYGFLSESVGLADACAESGIVFIGPSTHALQIMGDKAKARDHVMRSGVPVVPGFDARGLSDAEIADEAGSVGFPLLVKPSAGGGGKGMEVVADAAALPAALASARRVAASAFGDDALILERLIGRPRHIEVQVFGDTHGTVIALGERECTLQRRHQKVIEEAPSAGIPDPTRERLLEAAVQAARSVSYVGAGTVEFLIDADRPDEVFFIEMNTRLQVEHPVTEEVTGLDLVALQLRVAAGGRLDPPPAVRGHAVEARVYAESPERGFLPSTGRILLFAPPEGVRVDAAVQTGSEVTGFYDPMIAKVIAVAPDRATALRRLDEALRTTIVLGVDTNIAFLRRLCRDERVVAGDLDTGLIETLLPLSTEEPTPAMLTAAGALALGCEVERGRDAGLSRRAGTVWRDLSRTAVRTVSLLTDQDEVLIAPSPHGGAESGSDPRAPEGCIASAVDDDGAIWVGEDGRTARLRPISRRDRMRRRLAARDERTASAEPEARAPMPGSVVAVHVTEGASVAAGTPLISIEAMKMEHPVTAPHDGVVRLLVGVGDQVRRDQAVARVTTEENR; this is encoded by the coding sequence ATGACCACCATGCACAACACCACAGAAGACCCGTCCTTCGAGACCGTGCTCGTCGCCAATCGTGGCGAGATCGCCCGACGGATCATCCGCACGCTCCGGCGGCTCGGCATCCACAGCGTCGCGGTGTACAGCGATGCGGACGCCGATGCTCCGCACGTGCACGAGGCGGACGAGGCGGTGCGGATCGGGGCCGCACCCGCGGCCGATTCGTATCTCGACATCGACGCCGTGATCGGCGCAGCACGGCGCACCGGCGCACAGGCGATCCACCCCGGCTACGGCTTCCTCTCCGAGAGCGTCGGCCTCGCCGACGCGTGCGCCGAGAGCGGCATCGTCTTCATCGGGCCGTCGACGCATGCTCTGCAGATCATGGGAGACAAGGCTAAGGCCCGCGACCACGTGATGCGCTCCGGGGTTCCTGTGGTGCCGGGATTCGACGCCCGAGGCCTCTCGGACGCCGAGATCGCCGACGAGGCCGGCTCGGTCGGATTCCCCCTGCTCGTCAAGCCCAGCGCCGGCGGTGGGGGCAAGGGCATGGAGGTCGTGGCCGACGCCGCGGCGCTGCCCGCTGCTCTGGCGTCGGCGCGGCGTGTCGCGGCGTCCGCATTCGGAGATGACGCGCTGATCCTGGAACGACTCATCGGCCGTCCCCGCCACATCGAGGTGCAGGTCTTCGGCGACACCCATGGCACGGTGATCGCGCTCGGCGAGCGCGAGTGCACTCTGCAGCGCCGCCATCAGAAGGTCATCGAGGAGGCGCCGTCGGCCGGCATCCCCGATCCGACGAGGGAGAGGCTGCTCGAGGCTGCCGTCCAGGCGGCGCGCAGCGTCTCATACGTGGGCGCGGGAACGGTGGAGTTCCTCATCGATGCCGACCGGCCCGACGAGGTCTTCTTCATCGAGATGAACACCCGGCTGCAGGTCGAACATCCCGTCACCGAGGAGGTGACGGGGCTGGATCTCGTCGCCCTTCAACTGCGGGTCGCGGCAGGTGGACGGCTCGACCCGCCGCCCGCCGTGCGCGGGCACGCGGTCGAGGCCCGGGTGTACGCGGAGTCGCCGGAGCGCGGCTTCCTTCCCTCGACAGGACGGATCCTGCTGTTCGCGCCGCCGGAAGGCGTGCGAGTCGACGCCGCGGTGCAGACGGGAAGCGAGGTCACCGGCTTCTACGATCCGATGATCGCGAAGGTCATCGCGGTCGCTCCTGACCGCGCCACCGCCCTTCGGCGCCTCGACGAGGCTCTGCGGACGACGATCGTGCTGGGCGTCGACACCAACATCGCGTTCCTGCGTCGTCTGTGCCGGGATGAGCGGGTCGTCGCCGGAGACCTCGACACCGGGCTCATCGAGACGCTGCTGCCGCTGTCCACCGAGGAGCCGACGCCGGCCATGCTCACGGCCGCGGGTGCGCTCGCGCTCGGATGCGAGGTGGAGCGGGGGCGCGACGCGGGCCTCTCCCGTCGGGCCGGCACCGTATGGCGCGACCTGAGCCGCACTGCGGTGCGGACCGTGTCGCTGCTCACCGACCAGGACGAGGTGCTGATCGCGCCTTCGCCCCATGGAGGAGCCGAGAGCGGCTCGGATCCGCGAGCTCCCGAGGGCTGCATCGCCTCGGCCGTCGACGACGACGGTGCGATCTGGGTGGGGGAGGACGGGCGTACCGCTCGCCTGCGGCCGATCTCGCGGCGTGACCGAATGCGGCGGAGGCTCGCCGCACGCGACGAGCGCACGGCATCCGCGGAGCCCGAGGCCCGTGCCCCGATGCCGGGCAGCGTGGTCGCGGTGCACGTGACCGAGGGGGCGTCGGTCGCAGCGGGAACCCCCTTGATCTCGATCGAGGCGATGAAGATGGAGCACCCGGTGACGGCGCCGCACGACGGAGTGGTGCGGCTGCTGGTGGGTGTGGGCGATCAGGTGCGGCGCGACCAGGCGGTCGCCCGAGTGACGACGGAGGAGAACCGATGA